AGTTAACGATGCGGCCTGTTCGACTATCCAAAGCAACTACAGCGATCCGTACCTGCGCGCCAACTCCCCCAATGGGTACATGAACAATCAAGTCGAGATGTGTGCCTCGGAGCCTAGTGACCAATGCTTGCTCGACAGCTCTGATCCGACCGACCCATTGGCCTTTACCAACACGGTTTGCCAGCAGGGCAACGTGCCCTCATATTATCTTGAGGTGCAGCAGGCTAGCGATGCCATCGAGGCCTTCAAGTTCGCTAGCTGCTCTGGAACTCGTCTATCGATCAAGAACAGTGGTCATGATTACCTGGGCCGTAGCAGTGGGAAGGGAACTCTAGCACTCTGGACACGCAATCTGCAGTCAAAAGTTTACCACGCCGACTTCAAGCCCGAGGGATGTGATGCTTGCTCCGCACCAGGAACCGCAGTGGAAGCCATCACTATTGGGGCCGGTGTCAACTTTAACGAGGTCTATTCGTTTGCTAATTCGCACAATGTCACATTCTTGGGTGGTTATGCGCCAACGGTAGGTGCTAGCGGTGGTTTCCTGCAAACCGCTGGCCATAGTATTCTGTCTCCTGTGTACGGGCTGGCCATCGATCGAGTAATCCAATTCAAGGTTGTGACACCGGATGGCCAGTACCGCATCGCCAACGAATGCCAGAACCAGGATCTTTTCTGGGCTCTTCGTGGCGGTGGCGGCGGTACCTTTGGTGTCGTAATCGAGAGCACCCACCGAGTTGAACCTCAATTGAGCTTCGTTGCTGCCGTTATCAAATTCACCTCGAACTCTAGCAATCTCCTACCCTTTATGGATATCGTGGTCAACAACACCCTGAAGTGGGCTTCGGAAGGCTGGGGAGGTCACATTAGTGGTAGCAGCCTCATCAATGTGACACCCTTACTATCTGTCGCCCAAGCGGAGGATTCTCTCGCCGATGCGATCGCTTACGCAAAATCCCAGGGTGGCTCTGCCACCGTTGAACAGTTCTCCTCCTGGTACGCCTTCTACGAAAAGTATGTCACCTCTAACGCAGTTAGCGTCGGTGTGACCCATTTTGCTGGTAGTCGTTTGGTGCCCAAGGCTGTCTTCGAAACTGCCGAGGGCCGCAAGAACCTTATggatttcttctctctcctccagTCCCAGGGGCAAAGTCCCTACATCCCCATTGTTGGACCGGTGCTGTACAACTATACGACGAACTCCACCTCCGCGACTCCCGCCTGGCGCTCTGCTATTTGGGAGCTGGGCTCCGGCACTGCGTGGGCCTGGAATAGCACCCTGGAGACGCGCGAGCAGAAAATTGCTGGTCTGCAGAACATGACCGCTACCCTCGAGGAGATCACCCCAGGCAGCGGTGCCTACAGCTGCGAGGCTAACCCCTTCACCAAGGATTGGCGGGAAGCGTGGTGGGGCGAGAACTACGAGCCCCTGTTGAATATCAAGAACAAGTACGATCCGAATCGGCTATTGAACTGCTGGAAATGTATCGGATGGGAGGAATCGGATGCAGAGAGCTCctgcttctcggccttcaGCTAGAGGCGTCGGATATGTTCTGTATATAATCGTTGTTTCTCTGTCAGTGGAAATATATGCCTGCAGTTTAGAAAGGGACTTGGCTTGGTGCGCCGCTCAGACTTATACGTGGCTGATCCACTTTGATGCGCGCACCAACAGTTCAGTATAGTAATGTTTGGTTTATTAGTtatgatatcaaagaaaGTATCTTCGCTCCTCTTCTGTCTACACTATGTACCGGGAACCATTCCCATATTGATTCCTTTGCTGGAGTGGTGATGAGACAATGGGGTTCCGCGAACGTCTAAGTCGTGCCTGGAGCCAGTTTGAGCTCTCTCATCTGTGCTTCTTTGGCTTTATGATATGTAACAAACATGTCCCCGTTTCCTCTTCAGACTTCGAAAGCCTACGTTATGTGTTGAGTAACGAAAACAGTAAACCCATTTATCAGGAACCCCCTATAGGAAATGAACGCGTTATAGGTAGATGCATTTAAGTGTCCGATTTAGAATACCATACCAAAATTCCCCAAGTCCCTGATCAAGGGagattctataaatatatctaattctCTTCACGAATTTCTGGAGAGAGAGTAACGTAGATCTTCTTATGACCATATGATGGAAACGTGTTTTGCTATATTTCTGCGCTCTTCGTTTTagaaataaaagatatatacataatTCTATACCCCGTTAATTAGAGTTACTATTAAGGACCCCTTAACGGCGTAGGAGGATTGATTTGGATATACTTCATGGCTTATATGCATTCCTTGGACCTCTAGCCTTAACCAGTCTACATGGTTCGCAATTCGACTAGAAGCATTCCAGACTCTAATaacaaaaataatagtaaaggATTGAGCAACTACATAGCATTGGGGAATCCAGGTGAAGAATATAACAAGATATTGTACAAAATAT
This DNA window, taken from Aspergillus flavus chromosome 5, complete sequence, encodes the following:
- a CDS encoding putative isoamyl alcohol oxidase, with translation MISSSHGKMAPSTFKNTLVSLAVHLLGVSAGTCDLDSFNATVGGRVQPLKPFSLPCFSNYNGTEVAVNDAACSTIQSNYSDPYLRANSPNGYMNNQVEMCASEPSDQCLLDSSDPTDPLAFTNTVCQQGNVPSYYLEVQQASDAIEAFKFASCSGTRLSIKNSGHDYLGRSSGKGTLALWTRNLQSKVYHADFKPEGCDACSAPGTAVEAITIGAGVNFNEVYSFANSHNVTFLGGYAPTVGASGGFLQTAGHSILSPVYGLAIDRVIQFKVVTPDGQYRIANECQNQDLFWALRGGGGGTFGVVIESTHRVEPQLSFVAAVIKFTSNSSNLLPFMDIVVNNTLKWASEGWGGHISGSSLINVTPLLSVAQAEDSLADAIAYAKSQGGSATVEQFSSWYAFYEKYVTSNAVSVGVTHFAGSRLVPKAVFETAEGRKNLMDFFSLLQSQGQSPYIPIVGPVLYNYTTNSTSATPAWRSAIWELGSGTAWAWNSTLETREQKIAGLQNMTATLEEITPGSGAYSCEANPFTKDWREAWWGENYEPLLNIKNKYDPNRLLNCWKCIGWEESDAESSCFSAFS